One window of the Rhizorhabdus dicambivorans genome contains the following:
- a CDS encoding UDP-N-acetylmuramoyl-L-alanyl-D-glutamate--2,6-diaminopimelate ligase → MRLTDLLPDLASAAGDARITGFAIDHRKVAPGTVFGAFKGARFNGEDFIAQAVADGAIAVVSAPGVSVEGAAHVADAEPRRLFARLAARYFAPFPETTVAVTGTNGKTSTVELTRQLWRMAGFHAASIGTLGVTTADEQVSTGLTTPDIVTFLSNMAGLRKEGVSHAAFEASSHGLSQYRTEGLPVRAAAFTNLSRDHLDYHGTMDAYFAAKLRLFTEVVDQDGAAVIWADDPRSEEVIAAVRARGVGLLSVGTKGETIRLVERTPTALGQTLKLEVDGKTREVKLPLIGAYQAANALVSAGLVIATGGEIDLTLANLQRVAPVRGRLERAAITKTGAPVYVDYAHTPDGLEAAITALRPHTEGRLITLFGAGGDRDTGKRPLMGEVATRLSDRTIVTDDNPRSEDPALIRRDVMAGAPGATEIGGRREAIAAAIAEARAGDVVLIAGKGHEQGQIIGDRVLPFDDVTVARECAA, encoded by the coding sequence ATGCGATTGACTGACCTCCTGCCCGACCTCGCTTCCGCAGCCGGTGATGCCCGCATCACCGGCTTCGCCATTGACCACCGCAAGGTGGCGCCGGGCACGGTGTTCGGCGCGTTCAAAGGCGCGCGTTTCAACGGAGAGGATTTCATCGCCCAGGCGGTGGCCGACGGCGCGATCGCGGTGGTCTCCGCGCCCGGCGTGTCGGTGGAGGGCGCGGCCCATGTCGCCGATGCCGAGCCGCGCCGCCTCTTCGCCCGGCTGGCGGCGCGCTATTTCGCGCCCTTCCCCGAGACGACCGTCGCCGTCACCGGCACCAACGGCAAGACCTCAACCGTCGAGCTGACCCGCCAGCTGTGGCGGATGGCGGGGTTCCACGCCGCCTCGATCGGCACGCTGGGCGTCACCACCGCCGACGAGCAGGTCTCGACCGGGCTGACCACGCCCGACATCGTCACCTTCCTGTCGAACATGGCGGGCCTGCGGAAGGAAGGCGTAAGCCATGCCGCCTTCGAGGCATCGAGCCACGGCCTGTCGCAATATCGTACCGAGGGCCTGCCGGTGCGCGCGGCGGCCTTCACCAATCTCAGCCGCGACCATCTCGACTATCACGGCACGATGGACGCCTATTTCGCGGCCAAGCTGCGCCTGTTCACGGAGGTGGTGGACCAGGACGGCGCCGCCGTCATCTGGGCGGACGATCCCCGGTCGGAGGAGGTGATCGCCGCCGTGCGGGCCCGTGGCGTCGGGTTGCTCAGCGTCGGCACCAAGGGCGAGACGATCAGGCTGGTCGAACGGACCCCCACCGCGCTCGGCCAGACCCTGAAGCTGGAGGTGGACGGCAAGACCCGCGAGGTGAAGCTGCCGCTGATCGGCGCCTATCAGGCCGCCAACGCGCTGGTTTCCGCCGGCCTCGTCATCGCGACCGGCGGGGAGATCGACCTGACCCTTGCCAACCTCCAGCGTGTCGCCCCCGTGCGAGGGCGGCTGGAGCGGGCGGCGATCACGAAGACGGGCGCGCCGGTCTATGTCGACTACGCCCACACCCCCGACGGGCTCGAAGCCGCGATCACGGCGCTGCGCCCGCACACCGAGGGGCGGCTGATCACCCTGTTCGGCGCGGGCGGCGACCGCGACACCGGCAAGCGCCCGCTGATGGGCGAGGTCGCGACCCGGCTATCCGACCGCACGATCGTCACCGACGACAATCCGCGCAGCGAGGACCCGGCACTGATCCGCCGCGACGTGATGGCCGGCGCGCCCGGCGCCACCGAGATCGGCGGCCGCCGCGAGGCGATCGCCGCCGCCATCGCCGAAGCCCGGGCGGGGGACGTCGTGCTGATCGCGGGCAAGGGCCATGAACAGGGCCAGATCATCGGCGACCGGGTGCTGCCGTTCGACGACGTCACGGTGGCGCGGGAGTGCGCGGCGTGA
- a CDS encoding UDP-N-acetylmuramoyl-tripeptide--D-alanyl-D-alanine ligase: MTPPLWTAFDIAAAVDGEVHGDFEATGVAFDSREIGPGDLFIALSGETTDGHRFLDKAYAAGAAGAIVSQTANGPHVRVADTMAALNALGVASRARVQGKVIGVTGSVGKTGTKEALFACLDRARPGKIHRSVKSYNNHTGVPLSLARMPADTRIGVFEMGMNHSGELAALTRLVRPHVAIVTAIAPAHSAYFASEADIADAKGEIFQGLETGGTAIIPHDSPHRDRLIAAAQPYASRILTFGLTRDADIHAQEVIPLERGTLISLVLPDAELTFTIAPPGDHWVSNAMAVIGAVWAVGGDLAAAGLAFAEMEGLPGRGQRSRVPVGDGEALIIDESYNANPASMAATIKMLGEEKAERRIAVLGEMRELGAGSPDYHAGLAGPLREAGVDYALLVGSEMGHLANALEGRIDFAHVPDAGAALESIETLLAPGDAILIKGSNAIGLSRLVERLRSRADAVERTACST, encoded by the coding sequence ATGACCCCGCCTCTCTGGACCGCCTTCGACATCGCTGCCGCCGTCGACGGCGAGGTGCATGGCGACTTCGAGGCGACCGGCGTCGCCTTCGACAGTCGCGAGATCGGCCCGGGCGATCTGTTCATCGCGCTGTCCGGCGAGACCACCGATGGCCACCGCTTCCTCGACAAGGCCTATGCCGCGGGCGCGGCGGGGGCGATTGTTTCCCAAACTGCCAATGGCCCGCATGTTCGCGTCGCCGACACCATGGCGGCGCTCAATGCGCTGGGCGTCGCGTCGCGGGCGCGGGTGCAGGGCAAGGTGATCGGCGTTACCGGATCGGTGGGCAAGACCGGCACCAAGGAGGCGCTGTTCGCCTGCCTCGATCGCGCCCGGCCGGGCAAGATCCACCGCTCGGTCAAGAGCTACAACAACCATACAGGCGTGCCGCTCAGCCTCGCCCGCATGCCCGCCGACACCCGGATCGGGGTGTTCGAAATGGGCATGAACCATAGCGGCGAACTGGCCGCCCTGACCCGGCTCGTCCGCCCGCATGTCGCGATCGTCACCGCCATCGCCCCCGCGCACAGCGCCTATTTCGCGAGCGAGGCCGACATCGCCGACGCCAAGGGCGAGATATTCCAGGGGCTGGAAACCGGCGGCACCGCGATCATCCCCCATGACAGCCCGCATCGCGACCGGCTGATCGCCGCCGCCCAGCCCTATGCGTCGCGCATCCTGACCTTCGGCCTGACCCGCGACGCCGACATCCACGCGCAGGAGGTGATCCCGCTCGAACGCGGCACCCTCATCTCGCTGGTGCTGCCCGACGCCGAGCTGACCTTCACCATCGCCCCGCCCGGCGACCATTGGGTGTCGAACGCGATGGCCGTGATCGGCGCGGTATGGGCGGTGGGCGGCGACCTCGCCGCCGCCGGCCTGGCCTTCGCGGAGATGGAGGGCCTGCCGGGGCGCGGACAGCGCAGCCGCGTGCCTGTCGGAGACGGCGAAGCGCTGATCATCGACGAGAGCTACAACGCCAATCCCGCCTCCATGGCGGCGACGATCAAGATGCTGGGCGAGGAAAAGGCCGAACGCCGCATCGCCGTGCTCGGCGAGATGCGCGAACTGGGCGCGGGATCGCCCGACTATCATGCCGGGCTCGCCGGGCCGCTGCGCGAGGCGGGGGTGGATTATGCACTGCTCGTCGGATCGGAAATGGGGCACCTCGCAAACGCCCTTGAGGGGCGGATCGATTTCGCGCATGTGCCCGACGCCGGAGCGGCGCTCGAGTCGATCGAGACGCTCCTCGCGCCCGGCGACGCCATATTGATCAAGGGATCGAACGCGATCGGCCTGTCGCGCCTTGTCGAGCGTCTGCGCTCGCGGGCCGATGCCGTCGAAAGGACAGCATGCTCTACCTGA
- the mraY gene encoding phospho-N-acetylmuramoyl-pentapeptide-transferase: MLYLIADQLGFPGILNLIRYITFRAGAAALTALFIGLIIGPRFIGWLRVRQGKGQPIRADGPQTHLSKVGTPTMGGLMILIAVMVSLLLWMDLSNRYVWACIGVTLGFGLIGFMDDYDKVKKRSHHGVSGKVRLLGEFIIAGLASWLIVSGNGTQLYVPFYNGPVIDLGPFYIVFAAFVIVAFGNAVNLTDGLDGLATMPVVIASLAFFVIVYLVGNAKFATYLGIPHVPGAGDLTILTAAIIGGGLAFLWFNAPPAAVFMGDTGSLALGGALGVISVVAHHEIVLAIVGGLFVMETVSVVLQVFFYKRTGKRIFRMAPIHHHFEQLGWSEPTVVIRFWIISFVLALAGLATLKLR, encoded by the coding sequence ATGCTCTACCTGATTGCCGATCAGCTCGGGTTTCCGGGGATCCTGAACCTCATCCGCTACATCACCTTCCGGGCGGGGGCGGCGGCGCTGACGGCGCTGTTCATCGGCCTGATCATCGGCCCCAGGTTCATCGGCTGGCTGCGCGTCCGCCAGGGCAAGGGCCAGCCGATCCGTGCCGACGGGCCGCAGACCCATCTTTCCAAGGTCGGCACCCCCACCATGGGCGGGCTGATGATCCTGATCGCGGTGATGGTGTCGCTGCTGCTGTGGATGGACCTGAGCAACCGCTATGTCTGGGCCTGCATCGGCGTGACGCTGGGCTTCGGCCTGATCGGCTTCATGGACGACTACGACAAGGTCAAGAAGCGCAGCCATCATGGCGTGTCGGGCAAGGTCCGACTGCTCGGCGAGTTCATCATCGCCGGGCTGGCGAGCTGGCTGATCGTCTCCGGCAACGGCACCCAGCTCTACGTGCCCTTCTACAACGGGCCGGTGATCGATCTCGGCCCCTTCTACATCGTCTTCGCGGCCTTCGTGATCGTCGCCTTCGGCAATGCGGTGAACCTGACCGACGGGCTGGACGGGCTCGCAACCATGCCGGTGGTCATCGCCAGCCTCGCCTTCTTCGTGATCGTCTATCTGGTGGGCAATGCGAAGTTCGCCACCTATCTGGGCATTCCCCATGTCCCCGGCGCGGGCGACCTGACGATATTGACCGCCGCGATCATCGGCGGCGGCCTGGCCTTCCTGTGGTTCAACGCGCCGCCGGCCGCCGTCTTCATGGGCGACACCGGCAGCCTGGCGCTCGGCGGCGCGCTCGGCGTCATCTCGGTCGTCGCGCATCATGAGATCGTGCTGGCGATCGTCGGTGGGCTGTTCGTGATGGAGACCGTGTCGGTCGTCCTCCAGGTGTTCTTCTACAAACGGACCGGCAAGCGCATCTTCCGCATGGCCCCGATCCACCATCATTTCGAACAGCTCGGCTGGAGCGAGCCGACCGTGGTGATCCGCTTCTGGATCATCAGCTTCGTCCTCGCCCTCGCCGGCCTCGCTACTCTCAAGCTGCGGTGA